From a single bacterium genomic region:
- the obgE gene encoding GTPase ObgE, whose amino-acid sequence MHFIDEATITVRSGDGGRGCVSFRREKFVPRGGPDGGDGGNGGSVLLEVSPSLSTLLDFRYRNLFKAARGQHGMGKNMHGKGAPDRRIAVPPGTIVADADTGEILADLTRPGETLLVAKGGRGGRGNSAFTSSVNQAPDQAEPGRPGRERRLRLELKLIAEIGLIGLPNAGKSTLLSRISRAHPKIADYPFTTLSPVLGVVSHRDEELVVADLPGLIEGAHRGVGLGHRFLRHAERTEGLIHLLDASQNPDGIVASYRTIRDEMEKFGPELAARPTLLAFTKMDLTGARGNAERALAEIGHSAGEIYFISAATGEGIAPLLDGMLALRKRKSHVA is encoded by the coding sequence ATGCACTTCATCGATGAAGCCACGATCACCGTCCGGTCCGGGGACGGTGGTCGGGGCTGCGTCAGTTTTCGCCGGGAAAAGTTCGTCCCCCGCGGCGGCCCCGACGGCGGCGACGGGGGGAACGGCGGAAGCGTCCTCCTCGAGGTGAGCCCAAGCCTCTCCACCCTGCTCGACTTCCGGTACCGGAACCTGTTCAAGGCGGCGCGCGGCCAGCATGGCATGGGGAAGAACATGCACGGAAAGGGCGCCCCCGACCGGCGAATCGCCGTGCCCCCGGGGACGATCGTCGCCGACGCGGACACCGGGGAGATCCTCGCGGATCTCACGCGCCCCGGGGAAACGCTCCTGGTGGCAAAGGGCGGGCGCGGAGGGCGCGGCAATTCGGCGTTCACCTCCTCCGTGAACCAGGCCCCCGACCAGGCGGAACCCGGGCGTCCAGGGCGGGAGCGACGCCTGCGGCTCGAACTCAAGCTGATCGCCGAGATCGGGTTGATCGGCCTTCCGAACGCCGGGAAATCGACGCTTCTATCGCGCATCTCGCGGGCACACCCGAAGATCGCGGACTACCCGTTCACGACCCTTTCCCCCGTCCTCGGCGTGGTCTCCCACCGGGATGAGGAGCTCGTCGTCGCGGACCTGCCGGGCCTGATCGAGGGCGCGCACCGGGGGGTGGGGCTGGGGCACCGGTTCCTGCGGCACGCCGAACGGACGGAAGGGCTGATCCACCTCCTCGACGCGTCGCAGAATCCCGACGGGATCGTCGCGTCGTACCGCACCATCCGTGATGAGATGGAGAAGTTCGGTCCCGAGCTCGCGGCCCGTCCCACCCTGCTCGCCTTCACGAAGATGGACCTGACGGGAGCCCGGGGAAACGCGGAGCGCGCGCTGGCGGAAATCGGGCACTCCGCGGGGGAGATTTATTTCATCTCCGCGGCCACCGGGGAGGGGATCGCGCCCCTGCTCGACGGGATGCTGGCCCTGAGAAAGAGGAAGTCGCATGTCGCCTGA
- a CDS encoding ribonuclease J encodes MTLRVIPLGGLGEIGLNCMLFDAGDSALLIDAGLLFPDDTMMGVDYVVPDFSVLRFTAPHLGALFLTHGHEDHIGAIPFLLREFDIPVYGTRLTLGLLRHRLAEHGLEASARLIPIARDARFRFGNFDVEAFPVCHSIPDAVGYVLRCPEGIFVHTGDFKIDPSPLDGVPTGMERLREISAEGVTALFSDSTNVEREGVSPPEKFVGEALAEIFGQASGRVVVGMFSSNLHRIQEAIKAAGLCGRRVALCGKSMVRNVATAIDLGYLALPSPDILIPVEDAVSLPDRAVAVLTTGSQGEPRSALTLMALGEHKHLKVRPGDTVVLSSKFIPGNERAIAGLINRFILAGADVLYEKISEIHVSGHASVEELRAMIEAVRPANFIPVHGEPRLLVRHRNLAREAGVRHVGMLRNGDVLAFSGGRMSLAGRIEVGRRFVDGKGIGDVESLVLKDRVHLSQVGLVMVVLAFSSTTGELLYGPDIVTRGVVTENGSEALVEGARDEVLRAIEEFGADARTDTAEMQTAIRRVVRRFFNKRIDRKPMIVPVLLEL; translated from the coding sequence ATGACGCTGCGAGTGATCCCGTTGGGGGGGCTTGGCGAGATCGGCCTCAACTGCATGTTGTTCGACGCCGGCGACTCCGCGCTGCTGATCGACGCCGGCCTCCTGTTCCCCGACGACACGATGATGGGGGTCGACTACGTCGTTCCCGACTTTTCCGTTCTGCGCTTCACTGCGCCTCACCTCGGCGCACTTTTTCTCACACACGGGCACGAGGACCACATCGGCGCCATCCCCTTCCTTCTCCGCGAATTCGACATCCCGGTCTACGGCACCCGACTGACGCTGGGCCTGCTCCGCCACCGCCTGGCCGAACACGGCCTCGAGGCCTCCGCACGTCTTATCCCGATCGCCCGGGACGCCCGGTTCCGCTTCGGGAACTTCGACGTGGAGGCGTTCCCCGTCTGCCACAGCATCCCCGACGCCGTGGGATACGTGCTGCGCTGTCCCGAGGGGATCTTCGTCCACACGGGGGATTTCAAGATCGACCCGTCTCCGCTCGACGGCGTGCCGACCGGGATGGAACGGCTCCGGGAGATCTCCGCGGAAGGGGTCACCGCGCTTTTCTCCGATTCCACGAACGTGGAGCGGGAGGGGGTGAGCCCGCCGGAAAAGTTCGTCGGTGAGGCCCTCGCGGAGATCTTCGGACAGGCCTCGGGGAGGGTCGTCGTGGGAATGTTCTCCTCGAACCTCCACCGGATCCAGGAGGCGATCAAGGCGGCGGGTCTTTGCGGCCGTCGGGTGGCCCTGTGCGGAAAGAGCATGGTGCGGAACGTTGCGACGGCGATCGACCTCGGATACCTCGCGCTTCCGTCGCCGGACATCCTGATCCCCGTCGAGGACGCGGTTTCGCTGCCGGACCGCGCCGTGGCGGTGCTCACCACCGGGAGCCAGGGGGAGCCGCGGTCGGCGCTGACGCTGATGGCCCTCGGAGAACACAAGCACCTGAAGGTCCGGCCGGGGGACACGGTCGTCCTCTCCTCCAAGTTCATCCCCGGCAACGAGCGGGCGATCGCGGGCCTGATCAACCGCTTTATTCTCGCGGGGGCGGATGTTCTCTATGAGAAGATATCGGAGATCCACGTCTCCGGCCACGCGAGCGTCGAGGAGCTCCGGGCGATGATCGAGGCGGTCCGGCCGGCGAACTTCATCCCCGTCCACGGGGAGCCGCGGCTGCTTGTACGGCACAGGAATCTGGCGCGGGAGGCGGGGGTGCGACACGTCGGGATGCTGCGGAACGGCGACGTGCTCGCCTTCTCGGGAGGAAGGATGTCCCTCGCCGGGCGGATCGAGGTCGGGCGCCGCTTCGTCGACGGCAAGGGGATCGGTGACGTCGAGAGCCTCGTACTCAAGGATCGGGTCCATCTCTCCCAGGTCGGGCTGGTGATGGTCGTGCTCGCTTTCTCCTCGACCACGGGCGAGCTCCTCTACGGCCCCGACATCGTCACGCGCGGAGTCGTGACCGAGAACGGCTCCGAGGCGCTCGTCGAGGGGGCGAGGGACGAGGTGCTCCGGGCGATCGAGGAGTTCGGGGCCGACGCGCGGACCGACACGGCGGAGATGCAAACCGCGATCCGGCGGGTGGTTCGCCGCTTCTTCAACAAGAGGATCGATCGGAAACCGATGATCGTCCCCGTGCTCCTGGAGCTTTGA
- the rplU gene encoding 50S ribosomal protein L21, which produces MYAVVRTGGKQLRVSPGDVVNVEKLSVEPGATVELTDVLMVSTDQGTAVGTPTVQGAAVICTAVRDGKGKKITIYKYKRRKGFSKKQGHRQPFTTLSVTEIRVG; this is translated from the coding sequence ATGTACGCAGTTGTCCGCACAGGGGGGAAGCAGCTCCGCGTCTCCCCGGGCGATGTCGTCAACGTCGAGAAGCTTTCGGTCGAGCCCGGCGCGACCGTCGAACTCACGGACGTGCTGATGGTGTCGACCGACCAGGGGACCGCCGTCGGTACCCCCACCGTCCAGGGCGCCGCCGTGATCTGCACGGCGGTCAGGGACGGCAAGGGGAAGAAGATCACCATCTACAAGTACAAGCGGCGGAAGGGCTTCTCGAAGAAGCAGGGGCATCGCCAGCCGTTCACCACGCTTTCCGTGACCGAAATCCGGGTCGGCTGA
- a CDS encoding DUF58 domain-containing protein codes for MRRFRLPRHLRVPFAGKAFLLVTLGVGVAAVNTGNNLLYLAVSLNLSLILLSGILSEGTLRHISLKVRLASEAFAGVEAFLAVTCLSKAKRFPGISIVATLQVGDDPATVRFPDIAPGASVTRVVPFLPSRRGEFDSIHASVSTRFPFSLFEKSIELAVPVAVVVYPRPSPPSARGEHLPVSAPSGRPFLSGRVGAFPRGVREHLPADPVRDIHWKTTARTGRWMVKEREGEAAPGIDLRVEESGTPEEFEDRLSEACGDVLDLERRAVPFRLRIGDRLCAEAHDPDRRAKALEALAKARYDTSPPVAPS; via the coding sequence GTGCGCCGGTTTCGCCTTCCCCGGCACCTCCGGGTCCCCTTTGCCGGGAAGGCGTTCCTCCTCGTCACCCTCGGGGTCGGCGTCGCCGCCGTCAACACGGGGAACAACCTCCTCTATCTTGCCGTGAGCCTCAACCTGTCGCTGATCCTCCTGTCGGGCATTCTGTCCGAGGGTACGCTGCGGCACATTTCGCTGAAGGTCCGGCTCGCCTCGGAGGCGTTCGCCGGGGTGGAGGCGTTCCTCGCCGTCACCTGTTTGTCCAAGGCGAAACGGTTTCCCGGGATCTCCATCGTCGCGACCCTGCAGGTCGGGGATGATCCCGCGACGGTCCGCTTCCCGGACATCGCCCCGGGGGCGTCCGTCACCCGCGTCGTCCCCTTCCTGCCTTCCCGAAGGGGGGAATTCGATTCGATCCACGCCTCGGTCTCGACGCGGTTCCCGTTCTCCCTGTTCGAAAAATCGATCGAGCTTGCCGTTCCCGTCGCCGTCGTCGTGTACCCCCGCCCTTCCCCACCCTCGGCGCGGGGCGAACACCTCCCGGTCTCGGCGCCGTCGGGACGTCCGTTCCTGTCGGGGCGGGTCGGCGCCTTCCCCCGGGGTGTGCGGGAGCACCTTCCCGCGGACCCCGTTCGGGACATCCACTGGAAGACGACGGCGCGGACGGGGCGCTGGATGGTCAAGGAACGGGAAGGGGAAGCGGCGCCCGGGATCGATCTCCGCGTGGAAGAGAGCGGCACGCCGGAGGAGTTCGAAGACCGGCTGTCGGAAGCGTGCGGGGACGTGCTCGACCTGGAGCGGAGGGCCGTCCCGTTCCGCCTCCGGATCGGAGACCGGCTTTGCGCCGAGGCGCACGATCCGGATCGGCGAGCGAAGGCCCTCGAGGCCCTGGCGAAAGCGCGGTACGACACGTCACCGCCGGTGGCGCCGTCATGA
- a CDS encoding NAD(P)-binding domain-containing protein, giving the protein MEDVVIVGGGPAGILLGHQFREHGIRHKVLERGKVGQSWRDMRPGMVLLSPGVPGTDWTSLTLERPIWSLPGVRRPFPTREDFLCYVEAFARDQRVEVTERTEIVGARRTPGGFAVAVSGGGEIPCRFLVIATGSASVPFYPEVPGIAGNRRVLHSGDFLNCMAYDRKRVLVIGGGNSAAELCIELAGTARTTMCTRGPLRYFSESGELDHIRGSSESVLKEMFRFGIVSLREADPIVSLSDGAVEFASGARESFDWIVCATGYRPRWIPVEGGTVDVGEKGSPRISPVGESSVPGLYFCGSLAMFHPRCAFIHGFRNYVEKVFWDIADRL; this is encoded by the coding sequence GTGGAGGACGTCGTCATCGTCGGTGGGGGGCCGGCCGGGATCCTCCTGGGGCACCAATTCCGGGAGCACGGGATCCGGCACAAGGTCCTCGAGCGGGGGAAGGTCGGGCAGTCGTGGCGCGACATGCGCCCCGGGATGGTTCTTCTCTCGCCCGGCGTCCCCGGCACCGACTGGACCTCCCTGACCCTGGAGCGGCCGATCTGGTCCCTCCCCGGCGTGCGGAGGCCCTTCCCGACCCGCGAGGATTTCCTGTGCTACGTGGAGGCGTTCGCGCGCGATCAGCGCGTCGAGGTCACCGAGCGCACCGAGATCGTCGGCGCTCGACGGACGCCGGGGGGATTTGCCGTCGCCGTGAGCGGGGGGGGCGAGATCCCCTGCCGGTTCCTTGTGATCGCCACGGGGAGCGCCTCCGTGCCCTTCTACCCGGAGGTCCCGGGGATCGCCGGGAACCGGCGCGTGCTGCACTCGGGCGACTTCCTCAACTGCATGGCATACGACCGGAAACGGGTGCTCGTGATCGGCGGCGGGAACTCCGCCGCGGAGCTTTGCATCGAGCTCGCCGGGACCGCGCGCACGACGATGTGCACCCGCGGGCCCCTGCGCTACTTCAGCGAGTCGGGGGAACTGGATCATATCCGCGGTTCGTCGGAGAGCGTCCTGAAGGAGATGTTCCGCTTCGGAATCGTCTCCCTGCGAGAGGCGGACCCGATCGTTTCCCTGTCGGACGGGGCGGTGGAATTCGCCTCCGGGGCGCGGGAGTCGTTCGACTGGATCGTGTGCGCCACGGGGTATCGGCCCCGGTGGATTCCCGTCGAGGGCGGCACGGTCGACGTCGGGGAGAAGGGGAGCCCCCGCATTTCGCCGGTCGGGGAGTCGAGCGTTCCGGGCCTCTACTTCTGCGGATCGCTCGCGATGTTCCACCCCCGCTGCGCCTTCATCCACGGCTTCCGCAACTACGTCGAAAAAGTGTTCTGGGACATCGCCGACCGGCTGTAA
- a CDS encoding DUF3488 domain-containing protein, translating to MTRRLPAREFLWWCLRVHWALALVLLALFTNAARWALLLSAGTLTAGVAMDRAEMPRTALSRLGSPIVALFLAAAAADFLFGSRDLLVSLSLLVLGVQSVKFLLPKGSRDGWQLCAVALLEFLAAAAGTDALAFALFAFLFFVASIGAMGALHDQEAEEEGRPPGGHAVPARTVALVLLAGGIGGFLASAVLFAVIPRLEFRQILERFGRARGVVGFSGTIGLREVTGIKADRRVVARVEFPELPPGLLPASLYLRGAVYSRYEDGVWRHGGATPLPVRRAGFTHFVGDNAVPDSTADITLEGADNPALFIYGDPVRIEGAFAPVLSDGEGNLSLARSGHPTLRYRVRFAAAASRRFRTERRAEMGDLAFPEGYEDVRDLAREIAGVTGAEDERAERIMRYFLSGFRYTLSDPASSIREFLFRKRAGYCEHFAAGLSLLLRGAGIPSRVAAGYLGGEWNEVGKYLIVRQSDAHAWVEAWIGGRWVTLDATPPTGDSSPFRTRTGTIGLYADWLRQRWDKYVVNYSMRMQADAVREGARAFRRSGAVLRSRGWGGFGATARRTAGWALLLAAAIYLSHRLLRKRRSSAGKGSRSGLPPLPRPYARLVRRLDRNRFRRHPGETLEETLTAAVRSRPDLSGDAACFLDLYHRDRFGPSPLPPDTREEAFRLANRLGRAIRNQPPMELCSEGYGRKKSL from the coding sequence ATGACCCGCCGTCTCCCGGCAAGGGAGTTCCTCTGGTGGTGCCTGCGCGTCCACTGGGCGCTCGCCCTCGTCCTCCTCGCCCTCTTTACCAACGCGGCGCGATGGGCCCTCCTGCTCTCCGCCGGCACGCTGACGGCGGGCGTGGCGATGGACCGGGCCGAAATGCCGCGCACCGCCCTCTCCCGGCTCGGATCGCCGATCGTCGCGCTCTTCCTCGCCGCCGCCGCCGCCGACTTCCTGTTCGGAAGCCGCGACCTCCTCGTTTCCCTGTCGCTGCTCGTGCTCGGAGTGCAATCGGTGAAGTTCCTCCTCCCGAAGGGAAGCCGGGACGGCTGGCAGCTGTGCGCCGTCGCCCTCCTCGAATTCCTCGCCGCCGCCGCCGGAACCGACGCGCTGGCGTTCGCCCTCTTCGCGTTCCTCTTTTTCGTCGCCTCCATCGGCGCGATGGGAGCCCTTCACGACCAGGAGGCGGAAGAGGAGGGGCGGCCGCCGGGAGGACACGCCGTCCCGGCGCGGACCGTCGCCTTGGTGCTCCTGGCCGGAGGGATCGGCGGCTTTCTCGCCTCGGCGGTCCTGTTCGCGGTGATTCCGCGTCTCGAGTTCCGGCAGATCCTCGAGCGGTTCGGTCGCGCGCGGGGCGTCGTCGGTTTTTCCGGGACGATCGGCCTTCGGGAGGTGACGGGGATAAAGGCGGACCGGCGGGTGGTGGCCAGGGTGGAATTCCCGGAACTGCCTCCCGGGCTCCTTCCGGCGTCCCTCTACCTTCGGGGCGCGGTGTATTCCCGGTACGAGGACGGGGTTTGGCGTCATGGCGGCGCGACTCCCCTTCCCGTCCGGAGGGCCGGATTCACGCACTTCGTGGGAGACAACGCCGTCCCGGACTCCACGGCGGACATCACCCTCGAGGGGGCGGACAACCCCGCCCTCTTCATCTACGGGGATCCGGTGCGGATCGAGGGGGCGTTCGCCCCCGTCCTCTCCGACGGGGAGGGGAACCTCTCCCTTGCGCGTTCCGGCCATCCGACGCTTCGATACCGGGTCCGGTTCGCCGCGGCCGCCTCCCGGCGATTCCGGACCGAACGCCGGGCGGAAATGGGGGATCTCGCCTTCCCCGAGGGGTACGAGGATGTGCGAGACCTCGCGCGGGAGATCGCCGGGGTCACGGGGGCCGAGGACGAACGCGCGGAGCGGATCATGCGCTACTTCCTCTCGGGTTTCCGCTATACCCTCTCCGATCCCGCCTCCTCGATCCGGGAGTTCCTGTTCCGGAAGCGGGCCGGCTACTGCGAGCATTTCGCCGCGGGCCTGTCGTTGCTTCTCCGCGGGGCCGGGATTCCTTCCCGCGTCGCAGCCGGGTATCTCGGCGGTGAATGGAACGAGGTCGGGAAGTACCTGATCGTCCGTCAATCGGATGCCCACGCCTGGGTCGAGGCGTGGATCGGAGGGCGCTGGGTGACGCTCGACGCGACCCCTCCCACCGGGGACTCCTCCCCCTTCCGGACGCGGACGGGGACGATCGGGCTGTACGCGGACTGGCTCCGCCAGCGATGGGACAAATACGTGGTCAACTATTCCATGCGGATGCAGGCCGATGCGGTGAGGGAAGGCGCGCGCGCCTTCCGCCGGAGCGGCGCCGTCCTCCGGTCCCGGGGGTGGGGCGGGTTCGGCGCCACGGCGCGGCGAACGGCGGGCTGGGCGCTCCTCCTCGCCGCGGCGATTTATCTGTCTCACCGGCTTCTAAGGAAACGGCGAAGCTCCGCGGGGAAAGGATCCCGGTCCGGCCTCCCGCCGCTCCCCCGTCCGTACGCGCGCCTCGTCCGGCGGCTCGATCGGAACCGGTTCCGGCGGCATCCGGGGGAGACCCTCGAGGAGACGCTGACCGCCGCCGTTCGATCACGTCCCGACCTTTCGGGGGACGCCGCCTGCTTCCTCGACCTGTATCACCGGGATCGCTTCGGCCCGTCACCGCTTCCCCCCGATACGCGGGAAGAGGCGTTCCGCCTGGCGAACCGGCTCGGGCGCGCGATCCGAAACCAGCCACCGATGGAACTTTGCAGCGAAGGGTACGGCAGGAAAAAGTCCCTATAA
- a CDS encoding 1-acyl-sn-glycerol-3-phosphate acyltransferase produces MRGALRSLILALLTAGSSVAAILADRLLPGGNRAERVMGWWGRTFLRAGGWKLRVEGRGNLPSGGAVLVSNHQSIVDIPMLLSAFPRPVAFLAKRELGEIPLFGKAMAAAGNLFVDRDDPRDAVRMLREAGGRLRDGRLVVVFPEGTRSGDGSIGEFRPGAFYLAQKSGAPVVPVYIDGGYRAIPKGGFRVRPAELLVRVLPPLTPGEGAGGSNERIADAVRARILAARAVAQGADPASAATATEGATPGSGGHS; encoded by the coding sequence ATGCGGGGCGCGCTGCGATCCCTGATCCTCGCCCTGCTCACCGCGGGGTCCTCCGTCGCGGCGATCCTTGCCGACCGGCTGCTTCCCGGCGGGAACCGCGCGGAGCGCGTCATGGGGTGGTGGGGTCGTACCTTCCTTCGTGCAGGGGGGTGGAAACTGCGCGTCGAGGGAAGGGGGAACCTCCCGTCCGGCGGGGCCGTCCTGGTGTCGAACCACCAGAGTATCGTGGACATCCCGATGCTCCTTTCCGCGTTCCCGCGGCCGGTCGCGTTTCTCGCCAAGCGCGAACTGGGGGAGATCCCCCTGTTCGGGAAGGCGATGGCCGCGGCGGGGAATCTCTTCGTCGACCGGGACGACCCGCGGGACGCGGTCCGCATGCTCCGGGAGGCCGGGGGGCGGCTCCGCGACGGACGGCTCGTGGTCGTCTTCCCGGAAGGGACCCGCAGCGGCGACGGGTCGATCGGGGAGTTCCGGCCGGGAGCCTTCTACCTCGCGCAGAAGTCCGGGGCGCCCGTTGTCCCGGTCTACATCGACGGCGGGTACCGCGCGATCCCCAAGGGGGGCTTTCGCGTGCGACCCGCCGAGCTCCTCGTCCGCGTGCTTCCCCCCCTCACCCCGGGGGAGGGGGCCGGCGGATCGAACGAGCGGATCGCCGATGCCGTGCGGGCGAGGATCCTCGCGGCCCGCGCTGTTGCGCAGGGGGCAGATCCCGCATCGGCCGCCACGGCGACAGAGGGGGCCACTCCTGGCAGTGGGGGACACTCCTGA
- a CDS encoding MoxR family ATPase, translated as MVLMEGNPLTELLSLFRANVETVLLGKRESVALAISSFIAGGHILLEDVPGTGKTTLARALSAGISGTFRRIQFTSDLLPQDIIGTHILDTDRKSFIFSPGPLFANVVLADEINRSNPRAQSALLEAMSERQVTVDNRTYPLPEPFLVIATQNPYEQHGTHPLPESQLDRFNLRLRLSYPDRDSERQLIRENSLLTMRDGVPATMRPEQVRALREEVDRVTVHDAVVDYIQRLAAATRAHPAVRLGASPRGAIGLKSTAQALARIEGRDHVTPGDVRRAAIPVLCHRVFPKGDAAGSEVARAILEEVLSVVPSPL; from the coding sequence ATGGTTCTCATGGAAGGGAACCCGCTAACCGAACTGCTGTCGCTGTTCCGCGCGAACGTCGAGACCGTCCTCCTCGGAAAGCGGGAGTCCGTCGCCCTGGCGATCTCCTCCTTCATCGCGGGAGGCCACATTCTCCTCGAGGACGTCCCGGGCACCGGGAAGACAACGCTGGCGCGTGCCCTCTCCGCGGGAATCTCGGGGACCTTCCGCCGGATCCAGTTCACGAGCGACCTCCTTCCGCAGGACATCATCGGCACGCACATCCTCGACACGGACCGGAAATCGTTCATCTTTTCGCCGGGGCCGTTGTTCGCAAACGTCGTCCTCGCCGACGAGATCAACCGGAGCAATCCAAGGGCCCAGAGCGCCCTGCTCGAGGCGATGAGCGAACGGCAGGTGACGGTGGACAACAGGACGTACCCGCTTCCGGAGCCGTTCCTCGTCATCGCGACGCAGAATCCGTACGAGCAGCACGGGACGCACCCCCTCCCGGAATCCCAGCTCGACCGGTTCAATCTCCGCCTGCGCCTCTCCTACCCCGACCGTGATTCCGAGCGGCAGCTCATCCGAGAGAACAGTCTCCTCACGATGCGGGACGGGGTCCCGGCGACGATGCGGCCGGAACAGGTGCGGGCGCTCCGGGAGGAGGTCGACCGGGTGACCGTCCATGACGCGGTCGTCGACTACATCCAGCGGCTCGCGGCGGCGACCCGGGCCCACCCCGCCGTACGCCTGGGCGCCTCTCCCCGCGGGGCGATCGGGTTGAAGAGCACCGCGCAGGCGCTGGCCCGCATCGAAGGCCGTGACCACGTGACTCCCGGGGACGTCCGCCGGGCGGCGATTCCCGTCCTCTGCCACCGCGTCTTTCCGAAAGGGGACGCCGCCGGGTCGGAAGTCGCCCGGGCGATCCTCGAGGAGGTCCTCTCGGTGGTGCCGTCGCCGCTGTGA
- a CDS encoding YifB family Mg chelatase-like AAA ATPase, with amino-acid sequence MLVRALSFAVLGIDAVPVEVETDIAHGLPSYTVVGLPGSAVRESDDRIRAAVRNSGLPFPGRKVTVNLAPADLRKDGSLLDLPIALSVLSAEGVLPGEALAGWVIAGELSLDGTVRPIRGALSQAILARTLNVPGVITPFDNGDEARLVPGIRVVAVRSLREAAAALTGEEPPGDRADADPVDRPSKEPGGTAPERAPDLLDVVGQPMARRALEIAAAGCHAMLLVGPPGCGKTMLAERLPGILPDLTASEALDATRIYGASGEPPWPRPLLRRPFRAPHPSITAAGLLGGGSPPRPGEISFAHCGVLFLDEFSEFRAEVREALRQPVESGEIRISRSGYRYRFPCRFLLLAATNPCPCGNAGHPRKVCRCSPPLLDRFSRKFSGPLLDRIDLAVSVLPVAVEAWSGEARGESSAAVRHRVEACRAVQEARYAGRLSRTNGIVRSSTAELLRGLTPEAAAFLARATDRLSLSGRAIGKTCRVARTIADLAAERRAGLPHVAEALQYRLSGFGAPGEAT; translated from the coding sequence TTGCTCGTTCGCGCCCTGTCTTTCGCCGTGCTCGGGATCGACGCGGTTCCCGTGGAAGTGGAGACCGACATCGCCCACGGGCTCCCCTCCTACACCGTCGTCGGACTCCCCGGCAGCGCGGTCCGGGAAAGCGACGACCGGATCCGGGCCGCCGTGCGCAACTCCGGACTCCCCTTCCCCGGCCGGAAGGTCACCGTCAACCTCGCGCCGGCCGATCTGCGAAAGGACGGTTCCCTTCTCGACCTGCCGATCGCACTGTCGGTGCTCTCCGCCGAGGGCGTCCTGCCGGGAGAGGCGCTGGCGGGGTGGGTCATCGCGGGGGAGCTCTCCCTCGACGGCACGGTCCGTCCGATCCGCGGGGCCCTTTCCCAGGCGATCCTGGCGCGAACCCTCAACGTCCCGGGGGTCATCACCCCCTTCGACAACGGGGACGAGGCGCGCCTGGTACCCGGCATCCGGGTGGTCGCGGTCCGTTCCCTCCGCGAGGCGGCGGCCGCCCTCACGGGCGAGGAGCCTCCCGGCGATCGCGCTGACGCCGACCCCGTGGACCGCCCGTCGAAGGAGCCCGGCGGTACCGCTCCCGAGCGAGCGCCCGACCTCTTGGACGTGGTCGGTCAACCGATGGCGCGCCGGGCCCTTGAGATCGCGGCGGCGGGGTGCCACGCGATGCTTCTGGTGGGGCCTCCAGGGTGCGGAAAGACGATGCTCGCCGAGCGGTTGCCCGGCATCCTCCCGGACCTCACGGCGTCGGAGGCCCTCGACGCGACGCGCATCTACGGGGCGTCCGGGGAACCGCCCTGGCCCCGCCCTCTCCTCCGCCGGCCGTTTCGGGCGCCGCACCCGTCGATCACCGCGGCCGGTCTGCTGGGGGGAGGCAGCCCGCCCCGCCCGGGAGAGATCTCCTTCGCCCACTGCGGCGTCCTTTTCCTGGACGAATTCTCCGAATTCCGCGCCGAGGTTCGGGAGGCGCTTCGGCAGCCGGTCGAATCGGGAGAGATCCGGATCTCACGATCCGGCTACCGGTACCGGTTCCCATGCCGGTTCCTGCTGCTGGCGGCGACCAACCCGTGCCCGTGCGGCAACGCGGGGCACCCCCGGAAGGTCTGCCGGTGCTCCCCGCCGCTCCTCGACCGGTTTTCGAGAAAGTTTTCGGGGCCCCTCCTCGACCGGATCGATCTGGCGGTCTCCGTGCTTCCGGTCGCGGTCGAGGCGTGGTCCGGCGAGGCGCGCGGCGAATCGTCGGCGGCGGTTCGGCACCGGGTCGAGGCGTGCCGGGCGGTTCAGGAGGCGCGGTACGCGGGACGACTTTCACGGACGAACGGGATCGTTCGATCCTCCACGGCGGAACTGCTACGGGGGCTGACCCCGGAGGCGGCCGCGTTCCTCGCGCGGGCGACGGACCGGCTCTCCCTGTCGGGAAGGGCGATCGGGAAGACGTGCCGCGTGGCGCGGACGATCGCCGACCTCGCCGCCGAGCGTCGTGCAGGGCTCCCCCACGTCGCGGAAGCCCTCCAGTACCGCCTGTCGGGATTCGGGGCACCGGGGGAAGCCACGTAA
- the rpmA gene encoding 50S ribosomal protein L27: MAHKKGVGSSRNGRDSQSKRLGVKRFGGEAVSAGCIIIRQRGTAIHPGDNVGIGKDHTLFALIDGVVQFARMGKDRKRVSVLSAP; encoded by the coding sequence ATGGCGCATAAAAAAGGCGTCGGCAGTTCGAGAAACGGGCGGGACAGCCAGAGCAAGCGTCTCGGCGTGAAACGGTTCGGCGGCGAGGCCGTGTCCGCCGGGTGCATCATCATCCGCCAGCGGGGGACCGCGATCCACCCGGGAGACAACGTCGGGATCGGGAAGGACCACACCCTGTTCGCCCTGATCGACGGGGTGGTCCAGTTCGCCCGCATGGGAAAAGACCGCAAGAGGGTGTCCGTCCTCTCCGCCCCGTAG